The following are encoded in a window of Etheostoma cragini isolate CJK2018 chromosome 7, CSU_Ecrag_1.0, whole genome shotgun sequence genomic DNA:
- the zgc:103759 gene encoding U8 snoRNA-decapping enzyme produces the protein MASGQLPRAEALACSGCRHACHVMLYCDTKSQLFGRLPIRHIILMQMRFDGLLGFPGGFVKPSEETLEAGLSREVLEELGVALPIMEDDHAASCYAPASSSPSSRLITHFYVKKMEEEQIREVERVAASTATDHGQEVLGMVRVPLYTTKGGGGLAAFLSHSFIGNARSQLTDSLLRLNLVAPEELHKALTHSLKIHTHTAEDLQVAFVQTEAKRKQF, from the exons ATGGCGAGTGGACAGCTGCCGAGGGCCGAGGCGTTGGCGTGCTCAGGCTGCAGGCATGCATGCCACGTGATGCTCTACTGTGACACGAAAAGTCAGCTGTTTGGGAGACTTCCTATCAGACATATCATACTG ATGCAAATGCGCTTTGACGGTCTGCTGGGTTTCCCTGGAGG GTTTGTCAAACCATCGGAGGAAACCCTGGAGGCGGGACTTAGCCGGGAGGTGTTGGAGGAGCTGGGTGTAGCTCTTCCTATAATGGAAGATGATCATGCGGCTTCTTGCTATGCCCCTGCTTCCTCCTCCCCGTCCTCCCGTCTTATCACTCACTTCTACGtgaagaagatggaggaggagcagaTTAGGGAGGTGGAGAGAGTGGCTGCATCCACTGCAACAGATCATGGACAGGAG gttcTAGGAATGGTCAGAGTCCCTCTGTACACAACTAAAGGCGGCGGAGGCCTCGCGGCATTCCTGTCGCACTCGTTCATCGGTAATGCTCGCTCCCAGCTGACCGACTCTCTGCTACGTCTCAACCTGGTTGCCCCTGAGGAGTTGCATAAAGCCCTCACACACTCTctgaagatacacacacacaccgcagaGGACCTGCAGGTGGCCTTTGTGCAAACGGAGGCAAAGAGGAAACAGTTTTGA